The Bactrocera dorsalis isolate Fly_Bdor chromosome 2, ASM2337382v1, whole genome shotgun sequence region CTTCTATTGGCGCATGCCGGTGATGGTTTTCTGTCAGCAGGGCAATTCTGGACTGGTGGAGCGACAAAGATTCGTGGAATTCTGGAAACAGTAATTACTAACCAACATTATATCGAAGTATCTTTATGAATAACTCGAAACTTGTATTACGCTTATTTAGAATGAATGTTTACTGTCATGATGCCGCCTCACGTTTCGTTTACATTTTATCACGCGGTCAACGTTTTCGCCAATACATACTGCCAGAGGATTTGGCGCCGCTCGTGCAAGACGTGGTCGATACACATCCTGGCTTGGCGTTCCTCAAAGAGGCCACCGAGTTTCATTCCAGATATGTACACACAGTCATTGCGCGAATATTCTACTCGGTGAATAGATGCTGGTCGGGCAGGATAAACATATCGGAACTGAAGAAATCCGATCTCTTGGAGGTTTGTAGATGCGAGCTTAAGCTTGAACTGCTATTATTATAAGTCACATTTTCACTTTAAGGTGCTTAAGTTGCTGGAAGAGGAGGATGATATCAATCAAATTATGGCTTTCTTCAGCTATGAACACTTCTATGTCATCTACTGTAAGTTCTGGGAATTGGACAAAGATCACGATCTGTTAATCAATCAGGACGATCTGGCGCGGCATAGTGATCATGCGTTGTCCACACGCATTGTTGAGCGAATATTTTCGGGTTGCGTAACACGTGGCGATAACAAGAAGCAGCCAGAAGATGAGCCGAAAATGTCCTATACGGATTTTGTGTGGTTTCTGCTTTCCGAGGAGGATAAGCGTACACCTACCGCAATCGAGTATTGGTTCCGTTGTATGGACATCGATGGTGATGGTGTGTTGTCCATGTACGAATTGGAGTACTTCTATGAGGAACAACAACAGCGCATGGAATCGATTGGCATTGAGACGTTGCCATTCGAGGATTGTTTGTGTCAGGTGAGGAGTCTTTCTTAGTATGTTTCTACACAGTGCGGGTAGGAGAGAGGAATTGGCAATTGACAATTTTAGCGTCTTGGATTCCCATAACCAGATGCCGACGATCAGCTAACAGCTCGGCTCAGCTTATATTATTGAAATGTATGGTTTTTTTTAGAAGTATCTAATAGAAATAACTCAGTTGCGATATATGCAGTTTGAGAAGCACTGTTTTAACAAACAACCAATCTGATTTCAGATGCTCGACATGATTAAGCCTGCACGCCGCGACTGCGTCACATTGGGCGATTTGAAGCGCTGCAAAATGACACATGTCTTCTTCGACACATTCTTCAATCTGGAGAAATACTTGGATCATGAGCAACGTGATCCATTTGCCTCGCAAAGAGATGAATATGTAAGtagttcaaaaaataaataaataataattattaaaagatTCTTTACGCTAATAACCCTACTTTCTTTGTATCGTTTAGTCTTCGGATTGGGATCGCTTTGCGGCGCAGGAATACGAACTGCTCATCTCTGAAGAAAACGAATGAACACATactatacatgcatacaaatcgtacaaactacatacatatctacaagttCTTTGTAtaaagcaaatacatacatatgtgcaaagctatttttatacaaaaacaaaaacaaaaccaaaaaacgaATGAAATTTTATAAGGAGAGGGAGCAAATGCAGCAAATTTTTCTAGTACACCTAACAatctattaaattatatttattttttatgatcctagttatttataaacatacacaccCACATTTCGCATGAACCaaagtaaaatatgtatacactaACAAATACCAAAAGGCGAGCGGTATTTGGAGAATATTAGTGAAAATCCACGAACCACTCGTACAGCCATTACCTAACGTTGAATGGCGGAAAATCTAGTCAGAAACACTCATTATTTGCATAACACTTGCAATTATAACAAATTGGTGAGCGTGAAAACAGCGCTGAGCCGGTAAATGAAAACGAAAGCAACACAGGCGATGTGAACCATTGGTGAAAACAATTAAGTGCAATATAATATGGACCACAAGCACGCATTAggaatacaaaataataaaaaattatattaattagtctcaatatgtttttgttgttgacttaattaattaattttttatttaaaatttagtttcgttttcttacttttttattttgatttatttgaattatatatatatatatatttatattatataaaatacgctattattttaaaataaaacttgacactacattttattatttaatgctatcaaaaaaattaatatttttctcaaaaaatttcaatttttttattttgctttttacttgtaatagtttttgttgttgctgttgtctaCATGTCTCACAGAAACAATTTGTTTTAACCTGTATTTCGTAAaggtaatatatatttatacaacgtttagcatttttgtattttgcaatttttttcaacaaaaatagttTATCGCTTTCTTCTTCACTTTTAATAACATTGGACAAACATTGCttaaatttgtagaattttcgaattttggcATTCAGCGTACATACATAGACATTTTGTGGATAAACAACATCGCCTTGGGCTTGCTTTGATCAAGTCATTCACATTTGCCGTTCACACATGCGCAGTACAGTGAAATATTCATTAACTTTTCTTATTTGCgtttattgcaaaatatagactaaaaatatacataagtagtgctcatttaataataataatgatcataataatatatattgaaaataattgattATTGTTTGCTGGGCAATTTcaatatataaatgtgtttttttgttgcttttttgcctttaaatatttcttaaagatATTCTGTTTCCTATTAGCTGTTCAAAAATATAACGTAAAGTACGGGGAGTACTTGAACAATTGGTGTAGTTGTAGTAAAAGGAGGATCAACGCAACGCCACAACGCAACCGCAAACACATTTGTctcgctttttgttgttgttttggtgaGAATGCTTCAaacaaaaaccgattttttggtttttgtttaaacagAAGCACTCAAGCACTGCTGTgatagcaacatgttgccgcAACATTTCTGACGTGTACTATAGTGTCAATTTATTGCGTGATGCGTACTTTGGCGCTTTCGCTGTCCTCATAGTTTTTACCCTCACTATCATTCTCATCTGCGGTACCGTCATCGCCATTTTCTTTGCGTACATACACAGGCTGTGCGTCGCCCTTCACGTAGTCGGCGGTGATGTGTACACCGGTGATGTCGGAACCGGGCACCAAAAACATGGGATCCAGCAACAATTGCTCCTGTTGGACGAGAGTGAATtggtcaatataaatttaaaaaacttaatatgcATTTGCAACTTACCATAATCGAACGGAGACCACGTGCGCCGGTATGACGCTCCATTGCCATGGCGGCTATCGACTCGATGGCATCACGCTCGAATGTCAACTCCACCTTATCCATGCCGATAAGCGCCTTGTACTGCGGTATTAAGGCATTCTTGGGTTCGGTTAAAATTCTCACCAGCATACTCACATTGAGGCTGTGGAAGGGCACAATGACGGGGAAGCGACCAACAAATTCCTACAAATAATTCAGAATTACAaagaaatacaataataaatctAATGGAGACGAAATGTATGGATATATAAATAACGTCGGCGGGCGTAAATCTCGTCAATAGTGACAATGGTTCTCAAGTTGCGCTCTAGACTTACAGGTATCATGCCGAATTCGACGAGATCTCTAGCTTGCACTTTTTTCAGGCTTTTATCACGTTCCTCCTGATCACTGTCCATCGGAGAAGCGGTCGATTGAGCGGCACGACGCCCGGACGAATTTGTTGATGGTATGCCGAAACCCAAATACTGCAACATAATATAAAACAGTTAAAATTATACACTCGGAAAATGTTGTAGACCCAAACTATACACACCTTTTCGTTGAGTCGCCTTGCAATAAGACGATCCAGTCCAGTATAGGCGCCCGACGCCACAAAAAGTATATTTGTTGTGTCCACTTGTACAGTCTCGCCTCGTAATTTACGCGGTGAATTACGTTCGGGCACGTTAACGATGGTGCCTTCCAGCATTTTCAGCATGCCCTGTTGCACACCCTCACCGCCCACGTCACGCAACTGATGTATGCCGGGCACAGCGCCGATTTTGTCGACTTCATCCAAGAACACAATGCCGGTTTGAGCGCGCTCAACACTGCAACAAAAGGTGGATATAAAGAGAGTGGAAAGGTTGTGGGGGAATTGAATAAAAACTGTCATTAGTAAATTTCCATAGTTGGGCATAATAATATTGAAGCGCTACTCACTTGTAGTTAGCGTCTTGTAGCAGCTTTGAAATTACGCTTTCGATATCCTCACCCACATAACCGGCTTGTGTGAGGGTGGTGCAATCACAGATCGCAAACGGTACATCGAGACAACGTGCAATTGTCTGTGCAATCAAAGTTTTACCCGAACCGGTTGGACCCAACATCAAAATATTACTCTTCTCCAATTTCACTTCGTAATTTTGCTTATCCAATATTTCCGAACCGCTATCCGAATGCGCATGATGTGCGCCGCTGTTATTACCAGCACCGGACAAGTGTCCCTTTGGCGGCAATTCTGTGCCGGATGTGTTGCCTATTGTGTGTCCAATACCGGATATATGCAGCAAATCGGTGCGGCCCATTGCATCGTTGGACTGTATGTTCGTTTGCGTCTGCACTTGTGGCAAATTGTGGTGTATGCGTTTGTAGTGATTGTAAACGGCGACGGCGAGTACCTTTTTCGCAAAATCCTGTCCGACCACATGACGATCCAAGTACTCCATAATTTTCtgtggtggcggtggtggttTGCGATAATTTTTCGGCTCCTCCTTTGCATTCTTCTTCGTATCGACTTCGGAGAGCACGACGAAGAAGTGATTACATTTAGCACACTTGACGAAACGTGTTGAACTGACAAATGTCTCCACTTGCGTGCAAGGATTACCACATTTCGGACAGGAGAGTATATTCTTATCATTGGGCGGTTCACCGCCGCTGCCTGTGGTCGTGgcgccaccaccaccgccgaCACCACCCATCGAACCGCCACTGCTGGCGCCTGTGCCCGATGTGGTGCTGCCGCTGGTGGTGCTGCCATTGCCCGACGACGCCGCGGTAGCTGTGACGGTTGTGCGGAAGGGCCCATTGCCATCTGTATGATTGTGCAGGCAACGTGTTGAGGTCACCGTGCCATTGGGACTTCTGATCTGACTAACGACGCTGGCGCAACAGACTCCTAAAATGAGAAGAGAAAGTGGAGAAAATTAGTgtgacaaatttaattaatttaaaaatttatttatttgttttgaattttgaattttttgcaagTATTTGGCATGTGCTTTGTACGTTGTCGCAAATCCTAAAAAATGCGCTAAAATTAAATCGGGTGCGTTGaactgatatatgtacatatagcatCAAAAACAAGTAGATGATTATAGCATACTTAGCCAAAAACACAGACAGTGCttataagcattttttttttgtattccaaTTTTCGATTGCATTTTTCagcacaatatattttttcaaaatgcatttttttattttttaatggagGGCATTGGcatttgactttgtttttttttctttttgttttgtaaaaacgAACGGTGGCCAAATAATTAGTAACGATGTACAAAGTTGTTTCTATTATAAATCCAAATCACAAATACACAATTCAACATTATtagaatgtttttatttctttgcacGATACTGTACGAAACACAGTGCGAAGTGCCAGCGAATAATAATactcataaacaaataaaatcagtTTAAATTAGTTAGACAAAATGAAAGAGATACTTTCCGTGCATCAAGCTTCTCTGCacttgcatgtgtgtatgcataaaattctgatatttattatgattatttacTGAGGTTGCACAATTTGATTAcataaataattgtattataatatgtatgaataaaactgaaaatatgaGTGTCCGAGTTGAAATTCTACcactattaatttttaaattttaattttaatcgttTCTAAGAACATAGAATATGGAGCATATCTTGCTCTTCTTGCAGAGATGGTTCTAAAACATTATGGAGTTTAAAACTGTCAGCTCAGAGCCCTGAGTTTACAAACATGCCTTCAACTTCATTTCCCTTTTTTGTATGTAACGAGCGTTTGTTAAATCTGGCCTTAGCCTTGTCTCCAAAATAAAATGCACACATTTTAGACCCTGATAGCATGTGGAGTGACAGGGTCGCGTGAGACGAGTTCATTACCAGAGGTATTCGAGCAAATACCCGTTTTTGACTCTGTATATTTATAACCGTTAAGAATTGCCATGCATGCATGAGTGTTTGTTTATCGCCTGAGCTTTAGGTGAATTTTATGTACTACGTGACAAAAGAAAAGCAACaggtaataaaatattaacagatccataaaaaaaattaataaaaaaagacgataagcaacaaaacaaaacataaatattttgtgcgaaaaaaatgcATCTGTATTTCCACTTTTCGATGCAATGCATTTACACTTTGCACGCGTAAATAGTGCATctctattaaaaataattaaatatttattggtttttgaTTTGACcaacattattgttgttgttttttttttttactttttgtttagcGCACATATTGTTTTTGTGCGAAAAAAGTTATAACATTATAACAACGCTAAGCAAACTGGATAAGGTAAAGTAAGAGAGGAGGAGAGTGGTTTGAAAGACGCTAGCTTGTTCGTTTACTGTGAATTGATGGACTTGTTTTTTGTTAGTTCTGTTTTGATTTGAAGTTTGCAAATTTATGTagtgaaatatttacatacatatgaatgctTATAAAGAAACTTATggatacaatacatatgtatgtacatatattaatacttAACTAAGTTAATTTATACAtttgatatttttggtttttatgtgcttaattattggatttaaaaattcaaagtttgcTCGTCTGACCTTCAAACTTGTGTTGTAAGTTACTTATCAACTTACTGATTTAtgtttgtaggtatgtatggtagatatttaaaataaagcgTATGACAGGCAATTCGAGACAATGATATACAAACTTGTGTGCTAAATGTTGCGTATAATCttgagttatatatgtatgtatgtatgtgtaagcacTGAAATGCTCAACCTACTTTAAACAAAGTAATCCAGAAGAGCAGTATTTGTAAGAAAGGAGGGGGCGTATTATCAAcaagaaaatcatatttttattatatgtatattctgcCAAAAATGTGACCATGTAtctaaaaaagttaatttaatcaAAGTAAAATGGAAAATCAGTGCGTGaaagaaattgtttacattAACGGGTGACTGCATAATGAAACggacaattttctttgaaaatttaattgttaaaaaatacatacatttttatatttaagtgaGAAACAACACGAAAGGGGCTGACAGAAGGGAAAAACTGAATATTCTGCACAAATAGCTGacgtaaataaaaaacaacaatttacatatgtacatacaaatgtatgtatgtatgtatgcatatatattttaaccTGTTGTAATGTCTGACTTGGACACATTAGTGTAGTGAACATTTTATACCAGGATTTCTTGGTAACAATTtcccaaaaaattgtatatacaaccatgctatcttataaaaaatgttataaagcTTGTATTATTCCTAAAATGTTGTGAAACTTAAATCAGGTAAACAAGTACATGTAAACACATGAAGCATACAAGATCTGCTGTTTACAGACTTTGATTCTAACAACTcttttatatacttacacacatCCATATGTACACCTTTACatgtatgcatattatataaacatatttttgttattcttgATGGCGCTACCATTCTATCGAGGCGCAGTAGGAAACATATTGTTTTCCCTCTGCTTTTAATATACGGGCATACTTTTTATAAGATGAAAAAGCAAGAAAggacaaaaaaaaagtagggcTGAAGACCCACAAGGTAGCATATACGAAGTAGTATAAAAGTGCCGTATTGATTAGGATATTCCACCAGGTAAGAAAGTTCAGGAGCAActttaaattgaatttgtaGTCTAACacctttttctattttttaactCACCTTTTAACCAGTAGTAATTTGGTCCCAGTCTAGGCAATTGTGACAGTAGCACAAAGTGTCGTACAACACTCATGGTTCTGCTGAATTCTTGTCTTTGTCTATTTTTACACTTCAAGACTCTTTGCTTTTTGTCAGTTCAGCTCTGTTATTTATTATACGCAAATTGAATTCAATGGAATCGTACGTAGTAACTTTTAATGGTCTCTTTGCTGCTGTTTTATTTGGTTGATCCTCGTCACCTTCCAGGCTTTTTTGCCCGAACCCGTTCACTGTTTTGCACTTTCAGCGATTATTAATATGTGGTTCGCTATCTTTTTTATGATCAATTTTGTATTTCAGCTAAATTTTAAAccgattattttgttttataagacGTAGTTCGTTTCGCGAATGGAAAAAACGttgtcaaaatatatttttctttcgttCTCTCcgcttttctttgcttttttactTCCTCCTTTGCATTTATATCTTTATACCGTTTGCAAACTTCTTCATTTTCAACTGCACTGCTGACTTTTTATGTTTCTTTCGCCTTGCTGTCTTTGTCAATTATCAACTTTATTTCGCTGCTGCGACTGCGAAACCTTATGCGAATTGACAGACAGCTGTGAACAGGGTTGCAATTCACTTTGAATATCAACTGACGGACTTGTAAAATCTGCAAGTTAATACTCTCGTTATAGCAGGTTAAAATAATACTAATTGTTCAAAATACACATCTGAGCTAGAACGTAAGCTTTACAAAAAACCAACATCTGAAACGGTGTTTACAGGAAATAAAATGACATTACCAAgcacaatatttcaaaatacaacaCTGTTTATGTTTTTGCGACGGCGTCAACAGCGGTTGAAATAATTATACGACAAGGATACCACACATATGCAAAAATGAAATGTCATCACAAGCAACTGTTATCTGCGGTATGTTCAGCGAATGCCGAGCTGATATGCAAAGTTCTAAACAGCTGTTTTCAGAACGTTGCTATAAAACGGACGTTACGTGACGTAATGTATTGGTTAACTCGTTGCCTCTACTGGAAAGGAGTATAACGAAAGAGGATCTTTTATTAACTTCAAATTCAGCGCACTTAgagcaatttatttttatgatagaaaatttatgaaagaattattttattctaaaatcTTTCGAATACAAATATTGtttgaatgaaatttcaaaGAATAGCCAgctttatctattttttttatatttattttattaggatcttaaaaataattgcttaaCTATACATACTAGAAACCGGGTATCACCCGTCCCTTTTTGGATAACTTCTTCAGTTTCTTGGTCTTTTTATCCTTGATGCGTTTGTTGATGTTTTCCTGCCGTTTCTTTTGTCTCTGCTCTATGCCCGACTCAACCTTTTGTTTACGTTCCACCCAATCTTTCTTAGATTTCTTCTTTTCACTCTTTCGTTTTTTAATGGCCTTATACAACAACTTCGGATCGTCCTTCACCTTTTTGCCTTCAATTTTATCAAAGGCTTTCTTCCAAgccatttcactttttatttcagaAGCTTTCTCTACTTCGCCTTGTTCTTTGagttcgtttatttttttatccgtttgttttattttcttcaaaatctcACGAGGATTTTGATGTGATTTCTTTACTTTGGCACCGGGATGAGACgcaaaatcaaatttagaaaatacaattttaccTTCCTCATTGAAGACAggttttggtaatatttttttaatatcttttttatccTCGTTGTCACCCTCACGCACATTTCCatgtttttgattttcgtttttaattgaTTTCGCCGCGGagaccaatatttttttaacttctttattttttctcaacttttttgCTTCACGTCTCTTTAGTGAACGCTCTGACGCGGGACGCTTTTTGGTTTTCATCTTGTTTTTGATAATATTAAGACGATCCTGCAATTCGTCAATTGGTGTTGCTTTTCGCGCATCCAACGCATTTTTGGCTTTTGCAGCAGACTTTTCATTATTCAGCAGATAATCATCATATTCGATGTCTAGAAAGAGGtaattaatacataaatatttaccttCTTTTTTAACGCCTAGTACATTTACATACCTTCAATTGAGTCCGGCACATTATAAGTAAGTAACATATCCATAATACGCTCATTCTCTGTTCGCATTAGAGACATTAAGCCCCGTTTATCAAGTTGTATTGTCATTACGGACAATTTGATGTATTCcgcacaaattaatattttttatatttataactctATAATTCTACACGTGCACCTTTGATTCCAagtgaaaacattgaagaataaaaaagtaagtcgAATTGTCAGATTTGACAAACGTATGTTCAGCAAATTATCAATTGTCTACACTGAAAGAAATTAGACCAAGAACAAGAAAGATTTTTATTCAAGTATCTAGTAAAAAGAAAATGGatgtaaatgaaaacaatacatTATTATACGATTTGAAACTAAGAAATAATCTTACAATAATGGAATATAACCATAATTATCTATACCATTACTATATTTAGTAAACTAAGGCCTAGAAGGTCCGTTTAACATACCCCACCCAATTGCCTTAAACGTCATATTGCCATTGAACACACCTCTTAAAGTTTCACAGACTTGAGTTGATTGCTCGCATTCGTTGGTGATAGAAGAATAGGATGactaatttttatgtttactgcaaaaattgaagaaaaatatcgaaatattgaagtgtaaaaaaaccaaaacacagTTATTCGATTGAAAAAGTAATATCGGTTGCGGTGTAATTGTGAAGTGCTGCAAAAATGAAGAAACAATtcacgaaaataaaaattgcagctGAAAATTTGGGGAGGTGAGTGCTGTAAGCTTTGGAAGTTGGCTGGATAGCACAAAGTCATAAGGCATGGGCTAGACACAATGGTGTGGCACTGTGTTCTAtacaagtgtatgtatatagatgccGATGCGTAAAAGGACTGAGATTACTGAAGCATAGATGGCCGCATTGGCTGGTATTGCTTTAGGGTGAAAAGATTATACCTTTTCTTTGATTTGTGTGCCAAAGGGGAAGGGTGTGTCGGCATTTTGCTAATGCGTTATGTATTGCAGCTATTATTGCTACTAGCCCTACGCTACGATACTCAAAATATGCAAGCCGAGacttatgtttttaatttttactttttcatgaACATCCTGTGAAGATCAAATAAATCCGATTTGAAGGATTCCGAAttggaaataattgaaaaacaagttGACAAGTATAAAGATGTACTGGAAAAAATGGTACGTAAATTGCCGGCAGCTAGTTCCTCAACCGACACACAGGATCGTGATAAACGTATCAAAAAGAACTGTCACTACAAGATTGGGCAAGCGCTAGAGGAGTCATCCAAGGATCTTTACAAAGAAATGCCATTACATCATGTCTTATCTAATTGTGGTGCGTatattacaataaaacaaaatatgtaaagaTTGTGTGTTGACCGTTACAAGTAGAAGAGGGCAAGGTAGACTTGTTTCAGTCAACATTTTAATGTTGTGATTGTGTAATTTATAAATGTAActgataaatttcaaaagacTATTACACACGCAAATAAAAGGAGTGGCCGAGTTCGTAAAGAATTACAAAACATTATCCCTCAAAAGCCTTCATTGTCGAGTGTATTAATcaaagaatattttatatatggtcAAAGTTTGTGTGACCACTTGAATTGTGCTATCAAAGTATATATTGCCATTTATGTCCGTTTACGGCATGCATAGACACTGTGGTTGTGCAAACAATTATGTATGTAGATCACGGGACGAAAGGCACGTcgaaattttgttgcttttttcatatatttgcaaTGGCTTTTACGATTGACATAATGTGTTAGGCTGTAGCACTGGACAAACCATGTTGGCAACTGCGATGAGTGTGGCGCTGGCGTTGACCTCGCCTTTGCTGCGCTTGGCCTTGTTGTGTTTAGTCAGCGAAAAGCTGTCTCGTGTCGACATATCGTTGACATTTTATGCAAGTCGGAAACACAATGCTCAATTTTCTTTTCTAAAGGGTTGAGTTTGTTGTCTCTGCTAAGATTTTATTTCGGTTGGCACTTGCAGAGAAGTTATTAActcattattaaaaatatatttttttgtaatgcatttttaattttctctaaGCTGCCAAGTCTTCTTTATTATCTCAAAGGTTTATCCCACTACTACTAccttttattttactttgttttgtatggcagacaacagcaaaagcaatgCACTTGTATGTACTAATCTGTGACGTTACTATGCATATGTTTGGATACCCAGTTCTTAGCTCATCTATTTCATTTCCTTACCGCTTATGCTTTTAAACTCTTgacttgctttttatttttaccaaattATATTGCCGCTAATTATGTAACAATTTCGGAGAGCAGCAATAACATCCAAATAGCATGCACACTTATTCACATGTACATGGATGTCTCGACATATatgcatacgagtatacatacgcatatacattTGTGTGAACGAGGCTTGTATGTTGTTGTTCAGCTGCCAATAGGCATGCAACAAAACTCACGCTTGAAGCTTGCCTTCAGCCATATTGTGGGAATTGCATTTCAATCCCATACTACCAGCAGTGGCAGCAACAGTTTTGCgttttttaacatttcatttatatgtacataagtaaccCATCCATCTAAGGCCAGCTAGCAGATACATAGACAGTCAGTCTGGCAGCCTGGTAGTCAACCAAGCTACTAAATAGCCACTCATCATTTACTTACTCAGCTGCCGTCGCAGTTACTCTGCAAAAAACTCATACAAGTTCGGCCTGCGCTTAAGCTTACACTTTGAGTTGGTGTTGTGTCCAACCAT contains the following coding sequences:
- the LOC105230904 gene encoding ATP-dependent Clp protease ATP-binding subunit clpX-like, mitochondrial; translated protein: MSVVRHFVLLSQLPRLGPNYYWLKGVCCASVVSQIRSPNGTVTSTRCLHNHTDGNGPFRTTVTATAASSGNGSTTSGSTTSGTGASSGGSMGGVGGGGGATTTGSGGEPPNDKNILSCPKCGNPCTQVETFVSSTRFVKCAKCNHFFVVLSEVDTKKNAKEEPKNYRKPPPPPQKIMEYLDRHVVGQDFAKKVLAVAVYNHYKRIHHNLPQVQTQTNIQSNDAMGRTDLLHISGIGHTIGNTSGTELPPKGHLSGAGNNSGAHHAHSDSGSEILDKQNYEVKLEKSNILMLGPTGSGKTLIAQTIARCLDVPFAICDCTTLTQAGYVGEDIESVISKLLQDANYNVERAQTGIVFLDEVDKIGAVPGIHQLRDVGGEGVQQGMLKMLEGTIVNVPERNSPRKLRGETVQVDTTNILFVASGAYTGLDRLIARRLNEKYLGFGIPSTNSSGRRAAQSTASPMDSDQEERDKSLKKVQARDLVEFGMIPEFVGRFPVIVPFHSLNVSMLVRILTEPKNALIPQYKALIGMDKVELTFERDAIESIAAMAMERHTGARGLRSIMEQLLLDPMFLVPGSDITGVHITADYVKGDAQPVYVRKENGDDGTADENDSEGKNYEDSESAKVRITQ
- the LOC105230902 gene encoding surfeit locus protein 6 homolog, encoding MTIQLDKRGLMSLMRTENERIMDMLLTYNVPDSIEDIEYDDYLLNNEKSAAKAKNALDARKATPIDELQDRLNIIKNKMKTKKRPASERSLKRREAKKLRKNKEVKKILVSAAKSIKNENQKHGNVREGDNEDKKDIKKILPKPVFNEEGKIVFSKFDFASHPGAKVKKSHQNPREILKKIKQTDKKINELKEQGEVEKASEIKSEMAWKKAFDKIEGKKVKDDPKLLYKAIKKRKSEKKKSKKDWVERKQKVESGIEQRQKKRQENINKRIKDKKTKKLKKLSKKGRVIPGF